DNA from Methylobacterium currus:
ACCTCAACGTGGTGGCCCTCACGCGGCTCTCCGGCGCCGCCGCGCAGGGGTTCCTGGGCCGCGGCGGCGGCAGTATCGTCAACATCAGCTCGGTGGTGGCCCTGGCGCCCGAGTGGCTGCCGGGCGTCTATGGGGCGACCAAGGCCTACGTGCTGACCCTGTCGCAGGCGCTCCAGTCCGAGCTTGGGCCGCGCGGCCTCTACGTCCAGGCCGTGCTGCCGGCCGCGACCCGCACCGAGATCTGGGAGCGCTCGGGCCGGGCGGTGGAGAGCCTTCAGGGCGTGATGGAGGTCGGCGAGATGGTGGATGCCGCCCTCAAGGGGTTCGACCGGCGCGAGGCGGTAACGATCCCGTCCCTGCCGGAGGCGGGCCAGTGGGAGGCGTTCGAGGCGGCGCGCCGGGCGATGGTGCCGAATTTTGCGCAAGCGCACGCAGCGGCGCGCTACCGGGACTGAGACGACGAAGCCGGGCCTGAGGCATCGTCGCGGTCCTCGTGGGAAAGACGTCCCGAAGGAGCCGGATCAAGGAGATCGGCCGCGCCGCCACCCAGGGGCTCGCCACCTCCTCCGACCCGCCGGCCGGGCCGGATCGCCTGCGCGGCCGGGTGCACGGCGTCCTGGAGGCGGTGCGGGCGGCCTGACGGCGCGTGCGTCAGAACCGCTCCACCCAGGGCCGCAGCTCGACCTCGGACGACCAGGCGTCGCGGGGCTGGCGCAGCAGGTCGAGATAGGCCCGCGCCACGCCCTCCGGCGTGAGGGTGCTGTCGGGCTTGTCGGCCGGGTCGGGCCGGCGGGCGCTGCGCACCGCGCCGTCGACGACGACATGGGCGACGTGGATGCCCTTGGGGCCGAGCTCGCGCGCCGCGCTCTGGGCGAGGCCGCGCAGGGCGAACTTGCCCATCGCGAAGGCAGCCGAGAGCGGAAACCCCTTCACGCCCGCGGTGGCGCCGGTGAACAGAATCGCCCCGTGGCCGTGCGGCTCCATGCGCCGCGCTGCCTCCCGGGCGACCAGGAAGGCGCCGAAGGCGGTGACCTCCACGGCCTGCCGCACGGCCTCCGGGTCGAGGGAGGCGAGCGGGCCGGGGACGCGGGCGCTGGCATTGTAGATCACCACGTCGGGCGCGCCGAAGCGGACATCGACCTCGCCGAACAAAGCCGCCACGGCCTGCGGGTCGGCGGCGTCGGCCGCGACGGTCACCGCCCCGGTCTCGGCGGCCAAGTCGGCGAGCTTGGCGATGTCGCGGGCGGCGAGGACGACCCGCAGCCCCTCGGCGGCGAGGAGCCGGGCGAGCGCGGCGCTGATGCCGGCCCCGGCGCCGACGATGAGGGCGGTGCGGTAGGGCAGGCTCACGGGCGCTCCTCCGGTCGCGCGGACCGGTCCTGCCGGGCAGGCAGGTCTTCCCGGGCGGGCAGGTCGAAGACCAGGCAGGTGGTGCTGGCGGTGGCGCAGAGCCGTCCGGACTCGTCGGTGAGGCTCGCCTCGGCCACGGCCTGGCGGCGCCCGGCATGGACCACCCGGCCGACCGCCGTGACGCAGCCGGAGACCTCCGTGACCGCCCGCAGGTAGTTCACCTTGATCTCCAGGGTCGTGTACCCGCGCCCGGCCGGCAGGGTGCTGTGGACGGCGCAGCCCATCACGCTGTCGAGGAGCGTCGCCAGGGCCCCGCCATGGACGCTGCCGATCGGGTTGTAGAGGTACTCGCCCGCCGGCATCCGCATCGTCACCCGGCCCGGCTCGGCCTCAGCCAGCATGATGCCCATCAGCGCTACGATCGGCGGCGGAGGCACCTCGCCGGCGATCAGCGCCCGCAGGAAATCGAGCCCGGCCAGGCCCTGGCCGGCCCGGGCCAGGGCCCGCGGATCGGCCCAGGTCACGCGGCGCTCCCTGACGCGGTGCTCCCGCTTCTGCGCCTCCGGCGACGAGGTGGCGGCCATGCTCACTCCCTTGGTCTTATTACATGACGTCAATCATGATACCATACTGATGATCGTCGTCCTCATTAATGTCAACGGGAGCGGAGCGTCGGATGCGAGTGACGCGCGAGCAGGTCCGGGAGAACCGGCGCCGGATCCTCGAGGCGGCCGGCCGCCTCTTCCGCGAGAAGGGGTTCTCCGCCGTGACGGTGGCGGAGGTGATGGAGGAGGCCGGGCTGACCCATGGCGGCTTCTACGGCCATTTCGCCTCGAAGGAGGACCTCGCCGCCCAGGCCCTGGCCCAGGCGCTGACCCCGGCGCCGCGGGAGCCCGGGACGGCGCCGGACCTCGCGGGTTTCGTCGCCGCCTACCTGTCGGCGGCCCATCGCGACCGGCCGGGCAGCGGCTGCGCGCTGGCGGCCCTGGGCAGCGAGGCGGCGCGCCAGCCGGCCCCCGTGCGGCGCGCCTTCACGGAGGGACTGGAGGCTCGGGTCGCCCGGATGCAGGAGGCCCAGCCCGAGGGCGATCGGGCGGCGGCCCTCGCGGCGATCTCGGGCCTCGTCGGCGCCCTGATGCTCGCCCGGGCGGTGGACGATCCCGCCTTGTCCGACGAGATCCTGGCCGCGGCGCGGGGGGCGCTCGGCAGCCCTTGAGTCAGGTCGGCAGGCTTTTG
Protein-coding regions in this window:
- a CDS encoding SDR family NAD(P)-dependent oxidoreductase; the protein is MSDQTQAALVTGASSGIGATYADRLARRGHPLVLVARDAARLDALAGRLRAETGVAVDVLPADLTDPADLAAVEARLRDDARIGLLVNNAGAAAPAGFSADDLTPQYRLVDLNVVALTRLSGAAAQGFLGRGGGSIVNISSVVALAPEWLPGVYGATKAYVLTLSQALQSELGPRGLYVQAVLPAATRTEIWERSGRAVESLQGVMEVGEMVDAALKGFDRREAVTIPSLPEAGQWEAFEAARRAMVPNFAQAHAAARYRD
- a CDS encoding SDR family NAD(P)-dependent oxidoreductase, whose translation is MSLPYRTALIVGAGAGISAALARLLAAEGLRVVLAARDIAKLADLAAETGAVTVAADAADPQAVAALFGEVDVRFGAPDVVIYNASARVPGPLASLDPEAVRQAVEVTAFGAFLVAREAARRMEPHGHGAILFTGATAGVKGFPLSAAFAMGKFALRGLAQSAARELGPKGIHVAHVVVDGAVRSARRPDPADKPDSTLTPEGVARAYLDLLRQPRDAWSSEVELRPWVERF
- a CDS encoding PaaI family thioesterase encodes the protein MAATSSPEAQKREHRVRERRVTWADPRALARAGQGLAGLDFLRALIAGEVPPPPIVALMGIMLAEAEPGRVTMRMPAGEYLYNPIGSVHGGALATLLDSVMGCAVHSTLPAGRGYTTLEIKVNYLRAVTEVSGCVTAVGRVVHAGRRQAVAEASLTDESGRLCATASTTCLVFDLPAREDLPARQDRSARPEERP
- a CDS encoding TetR family transcriptional regulator; amino-acid sequence: MRVTREQVRENRRRILEAAGRLFREKGFSAVTVAEVMEEAGLTHGGFYGHFASKEDLAAQALAQALTPAPREPGTAPDLAGFVAAYLSAAHRDRPGSGCALAALGSEAARQPAPVRRAFTEGLEARVARMQEAQPEGDRAAALAAISGLVGALMLARAVDDPALSDEILAAARGALGSP